The following are encoded together in the Scytonema millei VB511283 genome:
- a CDS encoding CAP domain-containing protein encodes MKHSVLFKLALCSVIFTAGTTIAANAKTPTSHREIAKKNILAKPKPNTTILAQADTSSIERAVFNRINQYRQGRNLAPLTWDNTISNQARIHSQNMASGAVPFSHNGFQQRVQEIAKVIPYRGAAENVAYNQGYADPAANAVQGWLNSSGHQRNIVGSYNLTGVGVSRNSKGEYYFTQIFILRR; translated from the coding sequence ATGAAGCATTCTGTTTTGTTCAAACTAGCCTTGTGTTCAGTCATTTTCACCGCTGGAACAACAATTGCGGCTAACGCTAAAACCCCTACTTCTCACCGGGAGATCGCTAAGAAAAACATACTTGCAAAGCCGAAACCTAATACGACTATCCTAGCTCAGGCTGATACTTCCTCCATAGAACGGGCTGTTTTCAACCGAATTAATCAGTATCGTCAAGGACGTAATTTAGCTCCTCTAACTTGGGACAATACCATTAGCAATCAAGCCCGAATTCACAGTCAAAATATGGCGAGTGGTGCAGTTCCTTTCAGCCATAATGGTTTTCAGCAGAGAGTGCAAGAGATTGCCAAAGTCATTCCCTATAGAGGAGCGGCAGAAAATGTTGCTTATAATCAAGGTTATGCCGATCCTGCTGCTAATGCCGTTCAAGGCTGGTTAAATAGTTCTGGACACCAACGGAACATCGTAGGTAGTTACAACCTAACTGGTGTTGGTGTTTCTAGAAATTCAAAAGGTGAATATTACTTCACGCAAATATTTATCTTGAGGCGATGA
- a CDS encoding DUF4912 domain-containing protein, which yields MAKERPPLDDMTLRQLRRVASEYSISRYSRMRKSQLLAAIQQAERTKLSSTQPRNLEAQETVEAAKFELGQEDRTGGSLADVDEGLADLPGGYGESRIVLMPRDPQWSYTYWDIPNDHKEELRRQGGQQLALRLYDVTDINIEFQSPHSIQEYPCDELAREWYLPIPVSDRDYVVDIGYRCVDGRFLVLARSATVHVPPVYPSDWIEDHFVTVSIDEDLRGKTVFELVPPAKRMSMAAGGAAATGNPIYDEIFGMAQGAEAQRVAGSLFGSMQQVPEQAISSYVFPSGVGMWAVPTVSGLTMSGVGMSGVGFSASAVPMRPRQFWLVADAELIVYGATEPDATVTIGGRPIKLNPDGTFRFQMSFQDGLIDYPIMAVAADGEQTRSIHMKFNRETPSRNTNTKEEAVLEWLP from the coding sequence ATGGCGAAAGAACGCCCACCTCTAGACGACATGACACTGCGGCAGTTGCGTCGAGTTGCTAGCGAATATAGCATCTCTCGCTACAGTCGAATGCGTAAGTCGCAACTATTGGCAGCAATACAACAAGCCGAGCGTACTAAACTCTCTAGCACTCAACCGCGTAATCTGGAGGCACAAGAAACAGTGGAAGCAGCTAAATTTGAACTGGGACAAGAAGACCGGACTGGTGGTTCCTTAGCTGACGTGGATGAGGGTTTGGCGGATTTACCCGGAGGCTATGGCGAAAGCCGAATTGTGCTGATGCCACGCGATCCGCAATGGTCGTACACGTACTGGGATATTCCCAACGACCACAAAGAAGAACTGCGTCGCCAAGGCGGACAACAGCTAGCGCTGCGCCTCTACGACGTGACAGATATTAACATTGAATTTCAAAGCCCCCACAGCATTCAAGAATACCCCTGTGACGAACTAGCGCGGGAATGGTATTTACCGATCCCAGTGAGCGATCGCGATTATGTGGTAGATATCGGTTATCGCTGCGTTGACGGTCGTTTTCTGGTTCTAGCTCGTTCCGCTACCGTCCACGTTCCCCCCGTTTATCCTAGCGATTGGATTGAAGACCACTTCGTTACCGTCAGCATAGATGAAGATCTGCGCGGTAAGACTGTATTTGAACTGGTTCCCCCTGCTAAGCGCATGTCAATGGCAGCTGGTGGTGCAGCCGCTACTGGCAATCCAATCTACGATGAAATCTTTGGTATGGCTCAAGGTGCAGAAGCGCAGCGAGTTGCGGGTTCTCTATTCGGCTCTATGCAGCAGGTTCCAGAACAAGCGATCAGTTCTTACGTCTTCCCCTCTGGCGTAGGAATGTGGGCAGTACCTACCGTATCTGGTTTAACCATGTCTGGCGTAGGCATGTCTGGCGTAGGCTTCTCCGCTTCCGCCGTCCCCATGCGTCCGCGCCAGTTCTGGTTAGTTGCCGATGCTGAGTTAATCGTCTACGGTGCAACCGAACCAGATGCAACAGTAACCATCGGCGGTCGTCCAATCAAACTCAATCCCGATGGGACATTCCGCTTCCAGATGTCATTCCAAGATGGGTTAATCGACTACCCAATTATGGCAGTTGCAGCCGATGGCGAACAAACTCGTTCGATTCACATGAAGTTCAACCGCGAGACACCTTCGCGCAATACCAATACTAAGGAAGAAGCCGTCCTCGAATGGTTGCCCTAG
- a CDS encoding 4a-hydroxytetrahydrobiopterin dehydratase — translation METLTQQKCTACKKDAPRVTPEEEAQLKPQIPDWQIVEVEGIPHLTRTYKFPDFQTALNFTNRVGEIAEAEGHHPALLTEWGKVKVSWWTHAISGLHKNDFIMAAKTDEIAAQFN, via the coding sequence ATGGAAACTCTCACACAACAAAAATGTACTGCTTGCAAGAAGGATGCACCGCGAGTCACGCCAGAGGAAGAGGCACAACTCAAACCGCAAATTCCCGATTGGCAAATTGTGGAAGTAGAAGGAATACCACATTTAACCCGTACTTACAAATTTCCCGATTTCCAAACTGCTTTGAATTTTACAAATCGCGTGGGTGAAATCGCTGAGGCGGAAGGACATCACCCCGCACTATTAACTGAGTGGGGTAAAGTCAAAGTCAGTTGGTGGACACATGCCATTTCTGGGTTGCACAAAAACGACTTTATTATGGCAGCTAAGACTGACGAGATTGCGGCTCAATTTAACTAA
- a CDS encoding MFS transporter, translating into MHNSSPNGDSEATSLSDKLDLKTKLAYGAGDLGPAIAAGIGGFFLLVFFTNVAGIPAGLAGSILLIGKIWDAVNDPIVGVLTDKTKSRRWGRRLPWLFYGAIPFGIFFFLQWTVPRFSTEPTSQMWSLFWYYVVIGVVSQVFYTVVNLPYTAMTPELTQDYDERTSLNSFRFIFSIGGSIFSLILAQIVFSTISDRQQQYFILAAICAVIATLSLYWCVYGTRDRVLAFEARRTAVEEPPALPIKEQFKIVFTNKPFLSVIGIYLCSWLAVQVEASIIPYFVVNYLQLKEAQVPTVLIAVQGTAIVMLLVWSYLSKKIGKKAVYFMGMILWVIAAIGLYFLQPGQLGLMFALAVMTGMGVSTAYLIPWSMMPDVIELDELNTGLRREGIFYGFMVLLQKFGLAFGLFLVGNALQASGFREAAAGQELPAQPESALFAIRLAASVLPVIFLIGGLILAYFYPITREIHAEILLKLKERKQGHGSG; encoded by the coding sequence ATGCATAATTCCTCCCCTAATGGTGATTCTGAAGCAACATCTTTAAGTGACAAGTTAGACTTAAAAACCAAACTTGCCTATGGTGCAGGGGATTTGGGACCAGCAATTGCTGCTGGGATTGGCGGATTTTTTCTGCTGGTTTTTTTTACAAATGTGGCTGGCATTCCCGCAGGTTTAGCAGGCAGCATTTTGCTGATTGGTAAGATCTGGGATGCAGTCAACGACCCAATTGTCGGAGTGCTGACCGATAAAACCAAATCTCGCCGTTGGGGTCGCCGTTTACCGTGGTTATTTTATGGAGCCATTCCCTTTGGAATTTTCTTCTTCTTACAGTGGACTGTACCGCGCTTTAGTACCGAGCCTACCAGCCAAATGTGGAGCTTGTTTTGGTATTACGTAGTCATTGGGGTAGTGTCTCAAGTTTTTTATACTGTGGTCAATTTGCCTTATACGGCAATGACTCCAGAACTAACTCAAGATTATGACGAGCGGACGAGCCTGAATAGTTTTCGCTTTATTTTTTCCATTGGTGGCAGTATTTTCTCGCTGATTTTGGCACAAATTGTTTTTTCTACAATTAGCGATCGCCAACAGCAATACTTCATTCTAGCGGCAATTTGTGCAGTAATTGCAACTTTATCACTCTATTGGTGCGTTTACGGAACGCGCGATCGCGTTTTGGCATTTGAAGCCAGACGCACGGCAGTTGAAGAACCCCCAGCTCTACCAATTAAAGAACAATTCAAAATTGTTTTTACCAACAAACCTTTTTTATCTGTGATTGGAATTTACCTTTGTTCCTGGTTAGCCGTGCAGGTAGAAGCTAGTATTATTCCCTACTTTGTTGTCAACTACCTGCAACTAAAAGAAGCGCAAGTTCCTACAGTTTTAATTGCCGTACAAGGCACTGCAATTGTCATGTTGCTGGTATGGAGCTATTTAAGTAAAAAAATTGGCAAAAAAGCCGTGTATTTTATGGGAATGATTTTATGGGTAATAGCAGCGATCGGACTATATTTCTTACAACCTGGTCAATTAGGTTTGATGTTTGCTTTAGCAGTCATGACAGGCATGGGAGTATCTACAGCTTATTTAATTCCCTGGTCGATGATGCCGGATGTAATTGAATTAGACGAACTCAATACCGGACTGCGCCGCGAAGGAATTTTTTACGGTTTTATGGTGTTGTTGCAAAAATTTGGTTTAGCTTTTGGTTTGTTTTTAGTTGGGAATGCCTTACAAGCATCGGGTTTCAGAGAGGCTGCGGCGGGACAAGAATTACCAGCACAACCAGAATCAGCATTATTTGCCATTCGCCTTGCTGCTAGTGTTTTGCCTGTAATATTCCTGATTGGTGGCTTGATTCTAGCCTATTTCTATCCCATCACTCGCGAGATTCACGCTGAGATTTTATTGAAATTGAAAGAACGGAAGCAGGGTCATGGTAGTGGGTAA